From one Saccharomyces cerevisiae S288C chromosome XVI, complete sequence genomic stretch:
- the CTF4 gene encoding chromatin-binding protein CTF4 (Chromatin-associated protein; required for sister chromatid cohesion; interacts with DNA polymerase alpha (Pol1p); recruits Mms22p to replication forks during S phase, and may link DNA synthesis to sister chromatid cohesion) gives MVSVIDKLVFDFGGKTLVSLAPDNNTLCVANKNGLTKILKTNNPEEEPETLDSSKLVSSIKCYSNSHFLMTTMQGDALRYNIDSSQEELLARFALPLRDCCVIHSGKMAVFGGDDLELILLELDDETHKKHAIKIDEQVSQISYNSQMNILAVSMINGKVQIFSLTSTIPNKVHELNDYIVANSYDDTHRDKILSNMMDDIDKDNDNDLSETADPDENNVADPEFCAANRICTRVAWHPKGLHFALPCADDTVKIFSIKGYSLQKTLSTNLSSTKAHFIDLQFDPLRGTYIAAVDLNNKLTVWNWETSEIHYTREFKRKITNIAWKIQADSKTLDLVLGTWSGSIAIVQNLAESVVSNIPDQSVAESSTKHGLFVDSESDLENLEGNDDINKSDKLFSDITQEANAEDVFTQTHDGPSGLSEKRKYNFEDEEDFIDDDDGAGYISGKKPHNEHSYSRVHKTHSFPISLANTGKFRYMPFSPAGTPFGFTDRRYLTMNEVGYVSTVKNSEQYSITVSFFDVGRFREYHFEDLFGYDLCFLNEKGTLFGQSKTGQIQYRPHDSIHSNWTKIIPLQAGERITSVAATPVRVIVGTSLGYFRSFNQFGVPFAVEKTSPIVALTAQNYRVFSVHYSQFHGLSYSLSELGTSSKRYYKRECPLPMSLPNINSDMKKDANLDYYNFNPMGIKSLFFSSYGDPCIFGSDNTLLLLSKWRSPEESKWLPILDSNMEIWKMSGGKETTDIHVWPLALAYDTLNCILVKGKHIWPEFPLPLPSEMEIRMPVFVKSKLLEENKAILNKKNEIGADTEAEEGEEDKEIQIPVSMAAEEEYLRSKVLSELLTDTLENDGEMYGNENEVLAALNGAYDKALLRLFASACSDQNVEKALSLAHELKQDRALTAAVKISERAELPSLVKKINNIREARYEQQLK, from the coding sequence ATGGTTTCAGTTATAGACAAGCTTGTTTTTGACTTTGGTGGGAAAACTCTGGTCTCTCTCGCACCAGATAATAATACTTTGTGTGTAGCCAATAAAAATGGCTTAACCAAGATTCTGAAGACAAATAACCCAGAAGAAGAGCCAGAGACTTTAGattcttccaaattggTCTCGTCTATAAAATGCTATTCAAACTCGCACTTTCTGATGACTACAATGCAAGGTGATGCTCTTAGGTATAACATCGATTCTAGTCAAGAAGAATTATTGGCTAGATTTGCTTTACCCCTACGTGACTGCTGTGTTATTCATTCAGGTAAAATGGCCGTATTTGGAGGAGACGACTTAGAACTAATCCTTTTGGAATTGGACGATGAAACACACAAAAAACATGCCATTAAAATCGATGAACAAGTTTCTCAAATTTCTTACAATTCACAGATGAATATTTTAGCAGTTTCAATGATAAATGGTAAGgtacaaattttttctctgaCATCTACTATTCCAAACAAAGTTCATGAGTTAAATGATTACATAGTGGCCAATTCATATGATGATACACACAGAGATAAGATACTCTCGAATATGATGGATGATATAGATAAAGACAATGATAATGACCTGAGTGAAACGGCTGATCCAGATGAGAACAATGTAGCTGATCCAGAATTCTGTGCTGCTAATAGAATTTGCACGAGAGTGGCTTGGCATCCGAAGGGTCTGCATTTTGCGCTACCATGTGCAGATGATAcagtaaaaatattctctaTAAAGGGATATTCCCTACAAAAGACGTTGTCCACAAATCTCTCATCAACAAAGGCTCATTTCATTGATTTGCAATTTGACCCGTTACGTGGAACTTACATTGCGGCAGTAGATTTAAATAATAAGTTAACGGTATGGAATTGGGAAACTTCCGAGATCCACTACACCAGggaattcaaaagaaaaattactaATATTGCCTGGAAAATCCAAGCGGACTCAAAAACTCTAGACCTTGTTTTAGGTACCTGGTCCGGTAGTATAGCCATTGTCCAAAATTTGGCAGAGTCCGTAGTATCTAATATACCTGACCAATCTGTTGCTGAATCTTCAACTAAACATGGGCTTTTTGTAGACTCCGAATCTGACTTGGAAAACTTAGAGGGAAATGATGATATAAACAAAAGCGATAAGCTATTTTCAGATATTACTCAAGAAGCGAATGCGGAAGATGTGTTCACTCAAACACACGACGGCCCCAGTGGATTAAgtgaaaagagaaaatacAACTtcgaagatgaagaagactttattgatgatgacgatggTGCTGGTTATATTAGTGGCAAAAAACCACATAATGAACATTCTTATTCGAGAGTACACAAGACTCATTCGTTTCCAATCAGTTTGGCAAACACAGGAAAATTTCGTTATATGCCTTTTTCTCCAGCGGGAACACCTTTTGGCTTTACTGACAGGCGTTATTTGACAATGAATGAAGTGGGCTACGTATCTACTGTCAAGAATAGTGAGCAATACAGCATAACTgtctctttttttgatgttgGACGTTTTAGAGAATACCATTTCGAGGACTTATTTGGCTACGATTTATGCTTCCTAAATGAAAAAGGCACTTTATTTGGCCAATCCAAAACTGGGCAGATACAATATAGGCCACACGATAGCATACATTCAAACTGGACCAAGATTATTCCTTTGCAAGCTGGTGAGAGAATAACAAGTGTGGCAGCCACCCCGGTTCGCGTTATTGTTGGTACATCATTAGGCTATTTCAGAAGTTTCAATCAATTCGGGGTTCCATTTGCTGTTGAAAAGACATCCCCAATTGTAGCGCTTACTGCTCAGAATTATAGGGTTTTTTCAGTACATTATTCGCAGTTTCATGGCCTTTCATACTCTTTATCTGAATTGGGTACTTCTAGTAAAAGGTACTATAAAAGAGAGTGTCCACTTCCAATGAGTTTACCAAACATTAATTCtgatatgaaaaaagacgCAAATCTTGACTACTACAATTTTAATCCGATGGGCATCAAAAGtttgttcttttcaagCTACGGAGATCCATGCATTTTTGGGTCCGACAACACGCTTCTATTGTTATCAAAGTGGAGATCACCAGAAGAAAGTAAATGGCTCCCTATTCTAGATAGCAACATGGAAATATGGAAGATGTCAGGAGGGAAGGAAACGACAGATATACATGTCTGGCCCTTGGCTTTGGCGTATGACACATTGAATTGTATCTTAGTTAAGGGCAAGCATATATGGCCCGAGTTTCCCCTTCCGTTGCCATCCGAAATGGAGATTAGAATGCCAGTATTTGTTAAGAGTAAATTACTAGAGGAAAACAAAGCTAtattaaataaaaagaacGAAATTGGAGCTGACACCGAAGCGGAAGAAGGGgaagaagacaaagaaatacAGATTCCTGTTTCTATGGCGGCGGAAGAAGAGTATCTGCGCAGCAAGGTTTTGTCAGAGCTGTTGACAGATACACTCGAAAATGACGGTGAAATGTACGGCAACGAAAATGAGGTATTGGCAGCATTGAACGGTGCATATGATAAGGCTTTGTTACGTTTATTTGCGTCTGCATGCTCAGACCaaaatgttgaaaaggCTCTTTCGCTTGCTCATGAATTAAAACAAGATAGAGCACTTACTGCAGCCGTTAAGATATCAGAAAGAGCTGAGCTGCCCTCTCTcgttaaaaaaattaataatataagGGAAGCTAGATATGAACAGcaattgaaataa
- the RRP9 gene encoding ribosomal RNA-processing protein RRP9 (Protein involved in pre-rRNA processing; associated with U3 snRNP; component of small ribosomal subunit (SSU) processome; ortholog of the human U3-55k protein), producing the protein MSDVTQQKKRKRSKGEVNPSKPTVDEEITDPSSNEDEQLEVSDEEDALESEEEFEGENPADKRRRLAKQYLENLKSEANDILTDNRNAEEKDLNNLKERTIDEYNNFDAGDLDKDIIASRLKEDVAEQQGRVFRYFGDKLLISEAKQSFTRVGENNLTCISCFQPVLNKYTFEESSNGDKNKGRLFAYTVSKDLQLTKYDITDFSKRPKKLKYAKGGAKYIPTSKHEYENTTEGHYDEILTVAASPDGKYVVTGGRDRKLIVWSTESLSPVKVIPTKDRRGEVLSLAFRKNSDQLYASCADFKIRTYSINQFSQLEILYGHHDIVEDISALAMERCVTVGARDRTAMLWKIPDETRLTFRGGDEPQKLLRRWMKENAKEGEDGEVKYPDESEAPLFFCEGSIDVVSMVDDFHFITGSDNGNICLWSLAKKKPIFTERIAHGILPEPSFNDISGETDEELRKRQLQGKKLLQPFWITSLYAIPYSNVFISGSWSGSLKVWKISDNLRSFELLGELSGAKGVVTKIQVVESGKHGKEKFRILASIAKEHRLGRWIANVSGARNGIYSAVIDQTGF; encoded by the coding sequence ATGTCAGATGTTACCCAacagaaaaagaggaaaagatcCAAAGGAGAAGTTAATCCATCAAAACCCACAGTAGACGAAGAAATCACAGATCCATCCTCAAACGAAGATGAACAACTAGAAGTTTcggatgaagaagacgcATTGGaatctgaagaagaattcgAGGGTGAAAATCCAGCCGATAAAAGAAGGAGGCTTGCAAAGCAATATCTGGAGAATCTGAAAAGCGAAGCTAATGACATTTTAACTGATAATAGGAAcgctgaagaaaaagatttaAACAATCTCAAGGAAAGAACAATCGACGAGTACAACAATTTTGATGCTGGAGATTTGGATAAGGATATCATTGCGTCCAGGTTAAAAGAAGACGTTGCTGAACAGCAAGGCCGAGTCTTCAGATATTTTGGCGATAAACTTCTAATATCTGAAGCAAAACAGAGCTTTACCAGGGTAGGGGAAAATAACCTTACTTGCATTAGTTGTTTCCAACCCGTTTTAAACAAATACACCTTCGAGGAATCATCTAATGGCGATAAGAACAAAGGTAGGTTATTTGCCTATACAGTTAGCAAAGACTTACAACTCACCAAATATGACATTACTGACTTTAGCAAAAGACCAAAGAAGCTAAAATACGCTAAAGGAGGAGCAAAATATATACCTACGAGCAAGCACGAATATGAGAATACCACAGAAGGCCATTATGACGAAATCTTAACTGTAGCAGCCTCACCAGATGGTAAATATGTTGTCACAGGTGGAAGAGATAGGAAGTTAATTGTATGGAGCACAGAATCTCTATCACCCGTTAAAGTTATTCCAACAAAGGATCGCCGAGGGGAAGTTTTATCGTTGGcttttagaaaaaattctGATCAGTTATATGCATCCTGCGCAGATTTTAAGATAAGAAcatattcaataaatcaATTTTCCCAGTTGGAGATTCTTTATGGGCATCATGATATAGTGGAAGATATATCTGCGTTGGCGATGGAAAGGTGTGTTACCGTTGGTGCCCGTGATAGAACAGCTATGCTTTGGAAGATTCCTGACGAGACCAGACTAACATTTAGAGGTGGCGATGAACCTCAAAAGCTACTAAGGAGATGGATGAAAGAAAACGCTAAGGAGGGAGAAGATGGAGAAGTCAAATATCCTGATGAATCAGAGGcacctttatttttctgcGAGGGTAGTATTGACGTTGTGAGTATGGTGGATGATTTTCACTTTATAACAGGCTCCGATAATGGTAATATATGTCTATGGTCTCTGGCGAAGAAGAAACCTATCTTCACGGAAAGAATTGCCCATGGTATTTTACCTGAGCCCTCTTTCAATGACATTTCGGGGGAAACCGATGAAgaattaagaaaaagacagtTGCAAGGCAAGAAATTGCTACAACCATTTTGGATCACATCTCTTTACGCTATTCCATATTCGAATGTATTCATATCTGGATCATGGAGTGGATCGCTAAAAGTTTGGAAAATTAGTGATAATCTCAGATCATTTGAGTTGCTAGGTGAATTATCTGGCGCTAAAGGTGTAGTTACCAAGATTCAGGTTGTAGAAAGTGGTAAACATGGGAAGGAGAAGTTCCGTATTTTGGCTAGTATTGCCAAAGAACACAGACTCGGTAGATGGATTGCAAATGTTTCAGGTGCCAGAAATGGTATATATTCAGCTGTCATTGACCAAACAGGCTTTTAG
- a CDS encoding gag-pol fusion protein (Retrotransposon TYA Gag and TYB Pol genes; transcribed/translated as one unit; polyprotein is processed to make a nucleocapsid-like protein (Gag), reverse transcriptase (RT), protease (PR), and integrase (IN); similar to retroviral genes) codes for MESQQLSQHSPISHGSACASVTSKEVHTNQDPLDVSASKTEECEKASTKANSQQTTTPASSAVPENPHHASPQTAQSHSPQNGPYPQQCMMTQNQANPSGWSFYGHPSMIPYTPYQMSPMYFPPGPQSQFPQYPSSVGTPLSTPSPESGNTFTDSSSADSDMTSTKKYVRPPPMLTSPNDFPNWVKTYIKFLQNSNLGGIIPTVNGKPVRQITDDELTFLYNTFQIFAPSQFLPTWVKDILSVDYTDIMKILSKSIEKMQSDTQEANDIVTLANLQYNGSTPADAFETKVTNIIDRLNNNGIHINNKVACQLIMRGLSGEYKFLRYTRHRHLNMTVAELFLDIHAIYEEQQGSRNSKPNYRRNPSDEKNDSRSYTNTTKPKVIARNPQKTNNSKSKTARAHNVSTSNNSPSTDNDSISKSTTEPIQLNNKHDLHLGQKLTESTVNHTNHSDDELPGHLLLDSGASRTLIRSAHHIHSASSNPDINVVDAQKRNIPINAIGDLQFHFQDNTKTSIKVLHTPNIAYDLLSLNELAAVDITACFTKNVLERSDGTVLAPIVKYGDFYWVSKKYLLPSNISVPTINNVHTSESTRKYPYPFIHRMLAHANAQTIRYSLKNNTITYFNESDVDWSSAIDYQCPDCLIGKSTKHRHIKGSRLKYQNSYEPFQYLHTDIFGPVHNLPKSAPSYFISFTDETTKFRWVYPLHDRREDSILDVFTTILAFIKNQFQASVLVIQMDRGSEYTNRTLHKFLEKNGITPCYTTTADSRAHGVAERLNRTLLDDCRTQLQCSGLPNHLWFSAIEFSTIVRNSLASPKSKKSARQHAGLAGLDISTLLPFGQPVIVNDHNPNSKIHPRGIPGYALHPSRNSYGYIIYLPSLKKTVDTTNYVILQGKESRLDQFNYDALTFDEDLNRLTASYHSFIASNEIQESNDLNIESDHDFQSDIELHPEQPRNVLSKAVSPTDSTPPSTHTEDSKRVSKTNIRAPREVDPNISESNILPSKKRSSTPQISNIESTGSGGMHKLNVPLLAPMSQSNTHESSHASKSKDFRHSDSYSENETNHTNVPISSTGGTNNKTVPQISDQETEKRIIHRSPSIDASPPENNSSHNIVPIKTPTTVSEQNTEESIIADLPLPDLPPESPTEFPDPFKELPPINSHQTNSSLGGIGDSNAYTTINSKKRSLEDNETEIKVSRDTWNTKNMRSLEPPRSKKRIHLIAAVKAVKSIKPIRTTLRYDEAITYNKDIKEKEKYIEAYHKEVNQLLKMNTWDTDKYYDRKEIDPKRVINSMFIFNKKRDGTHKARFVARGDIQHPDTYDTGMQSNTVHHYALMTSLSLALDNNYYITQLDISSAYLYADIKEELYIRPPPHLGMNDKLIRLKKSHYGLKQSGANWYETIKSYLIKQCGMEEVRGWSCVFKNSQVTICLFVDDMILFSKDLNANKKIITTLKKQYDTKIINLGESDNEIQYDILGLEIKYQRGKYMKLGMENSLTEKIPKLNVPLNPKGRKLSAPGQPGLYIDQDELEIDEDEYKEKVHEMQKLIGLASYVGYKFRFDLLYYINTLAQHILFPSRQVLDMTYELIQFMWDTRDKQLIWHKNKPTEPDNKLVAISDASYGNQPYYKSQIGNIFLLNGKVIGGKSTKASLTCTSTTEAEIHAVSEAIPLLNNLSHLVQELNKKPIIKGLLTDSRSTISIIKSTNEEKFRNRFFGTKAMRLRDEVSGNNLYVYYIETKKNIADVMTKPLPIKTFKLLTNKWIH; via the exons atggaatcccaacaattatctcaacattcacccatttctcatggtagcgcctgtgcttcggttacttctaaggaagtccacacaaatcaagatccgttagacgtttcagcttccaaaacagaagaatgTGAGAAGGCTTCCACTAAGGCTAACTCTCAACAGACAACAACACCTGCttcatcagctgttccagagaacccCCATCATGCCTCTCCTCAAACTGCTCAGTCACATTCACCACAGAATGGGCCGTACCCACAGCAGTGCATGATGACCCAAAACCAAGCCAATCCATCTGGTTGGTCATTTTACGGACACCCATCTATGATTCCGTATAcaccttatcaaatgtcgcctatgtactttccacctgggccacaatcacagtttccgcagtatccatcatcagttggaacGCCTCTGAGCACTCCATCACCTGAGTCAggtaatacatttactgattcatcctcagcggactctgatatgacatccactaaaaaatatgtcagaccaccaccaatgttaacctcacctaatgactttccaaattgggttaaaacatacatcaaatttttacaaaactcgaatctcggtggtattattccgACAGTAAACGGAAAACCCGTACGTCAGatcactgatgatgaactcaccttcttgtataacacttttcaaatatttgctcccTCTCAATTCCTACCTACCTGGGTCAAAGACATCCTATCCGTTGATTATAcggatatcatgaaaattctttccaaaagtattgaaaaaatgcaatctgATACCCAAGAGGCAAACGACATTGTGACCctggcaaatttgcaatataatggcagtacacctgcagatgcatttgaaacaaaagtcacaaacattatcgacagactgaacaataatggcattcatatcaataacaaggtcgcatgccaattaattatgagaggtctatctggcgaatataaatttttacgctaCACACGTCATCGAcatctaaatatgacagtcgctgaactgttcttagatatccatgctatttatgaagaacaacagggATCGAGAAACAGTAAACCTAATTACAGGAGAAATCCgagtgatgagaagaatgattctcgcagctatacgaatacaaccaaacccaaagttatagctcggaatcctcaaaaaacaaataattcgaaatcgaaaacagcCAGGGCTCACAATGTATCCACATCTAATAACTCTCCCAGCACGGACAACGATTCcatcagtaaatcaactactgaaccgattcaattgaacaataagcaCGACCTTCATCTT GGCCAGAAACTTACTGAATCTACAGTAAATCATACTaatcattctgatgatgaactccctggacacctccttctcgattcaggagcatcacgaacccttataagatctgctcatcacatacactcagcatcatctaatcctgacataaacgtagttgatgctcaaaaaagaaatataccaattaacgctattggtgacctacaatttcacttccaggacaacaccaaaacatcaataaaggtattgcacactcctaacatagcctatgacttactcagtttgaatgaattggctgcagtagatatcacagcatgctttaccaaaaacgtcTTAGAACGGTCTGACGGCACTGTACTTGCACCTATCGTAAAatatggagacttttactgggtatctaaaaagtacttgcttccatcaaatatctccgtacccaccatcaataatgtccatacaagtgaaagtacacgcaaatatccttatcctttcattcatcgaatgcttgcgcatgccaatgcacagacaattcgatactcacttaaaaataacaccatcacgtattttaacgaatcagatgtcgactggtctagtgctattgactatcaatgtcctgattgtttaatcggcaaaagcaccaaacacagacatatcaaaggttcacgactaaaataccaaaattcatacgaaccctttcaatacctacatactgacatatttggtccagttcacaacctaccaaaaagtgcaccatcctatttcatctcatttactgatgagacaacaaaattccgtTGGGTTTATCCATTACACGACCGTCGCGAGGACTCTATCCtcgatgtttttactacgatactagcttttattaaaaaccagtttcaggccagtgtcttggttatacaaatggaccgtggttctgagtatactaacagaactctccataaattccttgaaaaaaatggtataactccatgctatacaaccacaGCGGATTCCCGAGCACATGGAGTCGCTGAACGGCTAAACCGTACCTTATTAGATGACTGCCGTACTCAACTGCAATGTAGTGGTTTACCGAACCATTTATGGTTCTCTgcaatcgaattttctactattgtgagaaattcactagcttcacctaaaagcaaaaaatctgcaagacaacatgctggcttggcaggacttgatatcagtactttgttacctttcggtcaacctgttatcgtcaatgatcacaaccctaactccaaaatacatcctcgtggcaTCCCAGGCTACGCTCTACATCCGTCtcgaaactcttatggatatatcatctatcttccatccttaaagaagacagtagatacaactaactatgttattcttcagggcaaggaatccagattagatcaattcaattacgacgcactcactttcgatgaagacttAAACCGTTTAACTGCTTCATATCATTCGTTCATTGCGTCAAATGAGATCCAAGAATCCAATGATCTTAACATAGAATCTGACCATGACTTCCAATCCGACATTGAACTACATCCTGAGCAACCGAGAAAtgtcctttcaaaagctgtgagTCCAACCGATTCCACACCTCCGTCAACTCATACTGAAGATTCGAAACGTGTTTctaaaaccaatattcgcgcacccagagaagttgaccccaacatatctgaatctaatattcttccatcaaagaagagatctagcaccccccaaatttccaatatcgAGAGTACCGGTTCGGGTGGTATGcataaattaaatgttcctttacttGCTCCCATGTCCCAATCTAACACACATGAGTCGTCGCACGccagtaaatctaaagatttcagacacTCAGACTCGTACAGTGAAAATGAGACTAATCATACAAACGTACCAATATCCAGTACGGGTggtaccaacaacaaaactgtTCCGCAGATAAGTGACCAAGAGACtgagaaaaggattataCACCGTTCACCTTCAATCGATGCTTCTCCACcggaaaataattcatcgcACAATATTGTTCCTATCAAAACGCCAACTACTGTTTCTGAACAGAATACCGAGGAATCTATCATCGCTGATCTCCCACTCCCTGATCTACCTCCAGAATCTCCTACCGAATTCCCTGACCCATTTAAAGAACTCCCACCGATAAATTCTCATCaaactaattccagtttgggtggtattggtgactctaatgcctatactactatcaacagtaagaaaagatcattagaagataatgaaactgaaattaaggtatcacgagacacatggaatactaagaatatgcgtagtttagaacctccgagatcgaagaaacgaattcacctgattgcagctgtaaaagcagtaaaatcaatcaaaccaatacgGACAACCTTACGATACGATGAGGCAATCacctataataaagatattaaagaaaaagaaaaatatatcgaggcataccacaaagaagtcaaccaactattgaaaatgaatactTGGGACACTgacaaatattatgacagaaaagaaatagaccctaaaagagtaataaactcaatgtttatcttcaacaagaaaCGTGACGGAACTCAtaaagctagatttgttgcaagaggtgaCATTCAGCATCCTGATACGTACGATACAGGTATGCAATCCAACACTGTACATCATTATGCGTTGATGACATCCCTGTCACTtgcattagacaataactactatattacacaattagacatatcttcggcatatttgtatgcagacatcaaagaagaattatacataagacctccaccacatttaggaatgaatgataagttgatacgtttgaagaaatcacattatggattgaaacaaagtggagCGAACTGGTacgaaactatcaaatcatacctgataaaacagtgtggtatggaagaagttcgtggatggtcatgcgtatttaagaatagtcaagtaacaatttgcttattcgttgatgatatgatattgttcagcaaagacttaaatgcaaataagaaaatcataacaacactcaagaaacaatacgatacaaagataataaatctgggtgaaagtgataacgaaattcagtacgacatacttggcttagaaatcaaatatcaaagaggtaaatacatgaaattaggtatggaaaactcattaactgagaaaatacccaaattaaacgtacctttgaatccaaaaggaagaaaacttagcgctccaggtcaaccaggtctttatatagaccaggatgaactagaaatagatgaagatgaatacaaagagaaggtacatgaaatgcaaaagttgattggtctagcttcatatgttggatataaatttagatttgacttactatactacatcaacacacttgctcaacatatactattcccctctaggcaagttttagacatgacatatgagttaatacaattcatgtgggacactagagataaacaactgatatggcacaaaaacaaacctaccgagccagataataaactagtCGCAATAAGCGATGCTTCATATGGTAACCAACCATATTACAAGTCACAAATTGGTAACATTTTCCTACTCAACGGAAAAGtgattggaggaaagtcgACAAAGGCTTCGTTAACATGCACTTCAACTacagaagcagaaatacacgcAGTCAGTGAAGCTATTCCGCTATTGAATAACCTCAGTCACCTTGTGcaagaacttaacaagaaaccaattattaaaGGCTTACTTACTGATAGTAGATCAACgatcagtataattaagtctacaaatgaagagaaatttagaaacagattttttggcacaaaggcaatgagacttagagatgaagtatcaggtAATAATCTATACGTATACTACATCGagaccaagaagaacattgctgatgtgatgacaaaacctcttccgataaaaacatttaaactattaactaacaaatggattcattag